The genomic DNA TTTGAATTACCTGCCGCTTTTATTTTTTCAATAGATGTAAAATTAAAGCCATCAACACTTCTTTCAATTTCAAAATAATCGCTGTTCATTTCGGAACTCGTGGCCCAATTCAATTCCACATTTGTCCCGTTATAGTGCGCATTAAATTCCAAAAGTTCTATGGGTAAAATAAAACAGTTTACAGTTATGGGTGTTGTGTTAGCCGCGCAATCAGAACCTTTAACCATGTCTACGCCTAAATTATATGTTCCGGGACTATTGTAAACGATAGTGTATGATGCTCCTCCGGCGCAAAACGTTTGCAGATCCTGCACCTCCGTATGTAGAACCGTTTGCAGAACCGGATAATGCACCTCCGCCTGTAACAACACCACCTGGAAAAGTCCATTGATAATTTTCTGGCCCACCACCGTAATTATTTCCAACATCCGAGCAAGCAGTAACGGTTACCGGACAAGGAGAACCACTCGGAGGATTCATTTGAACGTTAATAGCGGGTAAGGGGAGTGTGGCAGATTGTGTAGTTATAGCAACGACGTTTGTTGCAGTGTTTCCACATTGATCTGTAATTGTACAAGTGTAATTAGTTAGTTGTGTTTGGAGGCGGGCATACATTTATAGAATTACCAGCGATTGCGCCCGGATTCCATACATATGAGTAAGCTGGTACACCATAATTTCCAGTTGCAGATAATACTGTGCAAAAACCTGAGCAAAATGTTGTTCCGGAAGACGAATTTGGAACAGGTGGTTGTTCTACGGTTAATCCTTGCACGGTAACTATCCAAGAATTATTTAATGTATAATATCTTGTAGTTCCGCAGACTCCATCATTTTGAGCACAATTAATATTTTTTACCTGGAATGGAACGACAGTTGGGTTGCAGGAAGGAAGATAACATGTTGCCAAGTTAGGAACCGACAAATTAGTTGTGTTACAAGTTCCGGATGCAATTGTGTTGCAACTCCACCAGCTATTGGTGTTTGTGGGGTTTTCTCCACATGGACCAACCATTCTAAAGCCCGCACTTTGCATTGGATTTCCTAATGTGGCAATATATACCATTGACCACAATACATTAGTAATTTGCCCACCTCCCGGAAAGGTTACATTTAAAGTCCCTCCTAAACACCATGTGGATGAATTCCCGCAAAAACCATTCCCTGGATTATAGTTTGTAAATCCGATATTTCCGGCGGACCAAGTATTTATTTCCGGATATCAATGGATCAACGGTTACCGGATATGAAGTGTTAATGTCCATGACCAACTCGCCTTAACCATCACTTGCAAAAATAAGTGTTGCCCAGATATTTTATTCTATAAGCAGTTAAATGGGATGAGGCTTTTGTTCATTACTGTCATATACTAAGGGTTCCCAATTCTACCAACTTCAAGACCGTTAGACATATTTATAATAATTAATTCTCCATTCCAATAACCAATAAGGGATAAACACCCCCCCTCTAAAGTATCTTTAAATATCTTATATCCTATAGGTAATGTAATTTCTCTTCCAAAAGGCAAGCCAACCTAAAAATTCGGCAAATTTGGCGAAGCGTTTAAAATGTAATTTGTTTTTACACTTCCTCTGTCAAACAATATAGTTCTATCTGTTCCCTGCCAATACCGGTAGTTTTTGCCCCCGTCTTCACCAATAGTAGTTGGAGGCTAAGTTTCCATTACCAAAAATAATATTTTCACTATTATTAATTACATGATAAACTTTATTGTTTTTGTTAAATATCAATTCAAATTGACTTAATAGAATTGAAGTATTACCATTTATGGAATTATAAGATGTGGGCATTTGCTGATTAGGAGCATAATATTTGTTGGCTGTGAACGGATGAGTTTTAGTCGGCATCAATAGATTGAGTGATTATTAGTATTCTTGAAAGGAAGTGGGCAAAACCTTTTTGAACAAAAAAGTTGGAGCCATTGCTTCCGTTTTTAATAAAATATCGGCTACTGTCCCGTTCAGCGATCAATTAATTCAATACAATCACTGCATTGGGTGTTGTAAGGATTAATGCCATATTCAGGATGTGATTTAAATGCTTCTTGAGTTTTCAGGTCTAATTACTGCTTACTGATAGGAGACGGACTGGGGCTAAAGAAGTGTAGTTCTCGAAAGCGGTTTTTAGGTTGCATACCAATTTCGCTAACACTCGTTTGTGCAAAATGGTATTAATACACAAACAGTATAAAAGGATAAAATATTTTAATCTTAATAAAATTCATGTGATTTGGACTATTAAAGTTACAAAGTCGCGTGGATAAGTTGATAATTTAGTTAGGATTGTAGGCAGATTAGCATCTAAAAAATCTAAAAATACAAGTAGATTTTTAATTAATCAAAATAAGCAAGAAGGAGGAAAGTTTATTAAAATGGAATTAGCTCTTCTGTTAAACAATTTTTCATTGGAGTGAACTCTCTTATTGTCTGATTAAATATCAGCATCCCCTTGAGGAAATACAATTGATTTTTAGATAAATAATTCAACAGTTTACCATCCAAAAGTCAACATGAGTGAGCTAAAATAAATTAAAACCTATTATTTCTAAGGGAATATCTTACAAATGTTAAAAAAAATTAATGCTTGAAATTGCTTTAGGAATATTTATGAATTTAAATTATTGCTTGGAATTTTATGCCGAAGGAACAAAATTGACCCGGAATCTCTTATTTCTAAAACTCTGCAGAAATTAGCAAGGCTCCTTATGTTTCCTTAGTAAAATAGGAGCAATTTATTATTTGCGCTAGTCCGGAGTTGTTTTTTAAAAGAAGGACTCCAACTTTTTACAAAACCCATAAGGAACCATACGAAAGGAGAACGCCGGAAGAAGACGAACAATTAAAAAAGAAATTATTTGAGAACAAAGAAAAGGACCGAGAATGTAATGGCCGTGGATGTGGCCCGGAATGATTTATCGGTAATTGCAAAACGGGGAAGTGTAAACGTAAAATAAATTATATAATATGGAAAGTTTTGAAACAAATGCATCAAATGGTAAGCACGGTGCAGTGTGCTCAAAGAAAATGCTGATTTTGATACCATTATCGAGGCCACATTTCCGATGGCCAGTATGACAGGAGCTCCTAAAATAAGCGCTATGAATTTTATTGAACACTTTGAAAAATTTGCAAGAAGGTATTATTCCGGGGCAATGGGTTTGATAGAAGAAAATGGGGATTTTTGATTGTGTGTAATTATCCGAAGTATTTTTTATAATCCAAAACAAATCGTTTGTCTATTGCGGTAAACGGTGCCATAACGTACCTGGGCGACCGGAGCAAGAATATAAAGAATGTTTATTAAAAGCAGGAAAACTTTATTAAGAAGCTTTGAATGCGGAGATAAATTAATCTTTAATAAATATCACTGTTTATTTATCATCTGCGTCAATTTTATTAATGTAATGATTGGTTGGTAGAAATGAATTTTGAATTCGTTTGGCGTATTGAATGCTGTGTTATTTCCAATTGTTTTTCTTCTATTTTATTTTCTGAATTTGAGTCTCTTTTCTTTTAATTCGATTATGCGTTTTGTTTTTAATTACATTAATGATTAACCATAAATAAAACCAAATACACCAATAAGGTAATACCCCGAACAAAGCATACTTTTGTGTTTTTCATTTTCTAATTTTAGCTCGGGCAACCTTTTTCTTCTACAATGATTAAACTATCAGCAGCTGCTTTTTTGGAAATTCGTATTTTACCTGGGCTTTAAAGTTTGATTTTCTGAAATCTAAATTTCGAATGCTATCTCTTGTATAAACATAAATTTCTTGAAATTTTAGGGCCTGACCTGTTTTTCCCAATTCTTTATAGGAACATTACTATGAAGAAATACTTTTAATGTATTTAAAAAACCACTATTCTTTTGTATCTCATAAGCTAATTCTCCATTTCTGTCGATTTATGATAACTTTTTGTACAGAAATAGTAATAACAAAATATTGTTCATGGCTACAATTATTCCGTTTTTATCATCCAACTCTTTACTAATATGTAGTGATTGCAAAACAAGCCAAAGCTTTTTCTCTTTTTCGGGTAGTGTAAAATAGCACCGTATCAATTATGTCTTTTTCTCCCGAATCCAAATATATCATGCCTATATTATTGAGGGTATAACTCATTTGTCTTTTATCCCCTAACTTTTTACGAATACTTAAACTACGATTATGGCACTCCAAAGTAACATGTTTTCTTTTCTGTCGGCATAAGTGCGCCAATGTTGTTTAAAGAGTTTGCTGGATAAGCCAAATCACCAATTTCTTCTTGAATTTTTAAACTACGCAAATAATATTTCTAATGCTTTATCTTTATCCCTTGATCACTGTAAAGTACACCTATGTTAATCAGAGATATATGTGTTTTTCTTAAGCCCTAATTCTTCTCTAATTTTTAAAGCACTTAAATAATGTTCTAAGGCTTTGGATATATTTCCTTAATTCTATTCAAATATCGCCCCATGTTGTTATGAAATTGGATATTCCATCCTTATTATTTATTTGAATACGTAATAGCAAACTTTGATTGTATAGCTCAGAAGCGCTTCCATTTAATTGGCCGTTGAGACCGTGTAAATAACCTTCATTTCCAAGCGCATCAGCTAGGCATTTAGTGTGAAAGTTAAAATTTTGATTATTTAATTCTTTTAATTTTTTAGTGCAAGAGATTTTTGCTTGTTTGTTATGTGAAGGCCAAAACTCCTCATCATTAGCCAATTCAGCCAAAGAACCCTAAGAGGCTTTGTTTTGATTGAATCGTTAGTCATTGTTTTCAATATATTTTTAAGTGAATCCAATTTCTGGCCGTAAGGAATTAAAAAGGGCCATTAGAAATAATAGAAAAATATGTCTTTTAAAACATATTGCAGGAATTTAAGAATGAAGTTTGACAAAACAAATGATGATGGGAAATACAGAAAAATGCGGCGGGGTTAAAGATAATTAAGTTTTACTTTAATTCTTTATCGCATCCTTATAAATCTCTATATCTCTTACGAGATTCAACTACATAAATACTGCCGGGGTATTTGGTGAAGCACATCCTGATAAGCCGGTTTGGCTTTTCTTGATCGAGCAAATTTCTTTCATACAATTCAGCCAATTTAAATTGAGCGTCATCCCCATACAGTTCATTCGGAAAGTATTCTAAATATTTTTATACATGCTTTCCGCCTCCGTGTTTACCTGTTGATTTAAAGATCTGCACTTTTTTAAAATAAATATCATCTCACCTAAAGTGTGCGTGCAAAATGTTTTATTAATGCTATCTAATGCTAACAAGGCGCATCAAAATTATGTTGCAGTACCATTAATTCGGATAAAGCAAAAATCTGTAAAGGCACAGCATTGGTATCTACACCAATGGCATCGAATAATTAAAGCAAAATCAGGAAGGCATCATTGGCAATTAATTTGCAATTTGCTCCTTTTAAGATATCGGCTTGTTTTTGGCCCATTCAAAATCTCGGCATAAAAAACTCAACTTCGCATTTCTGAATTTACACTCTTGCCCAATGGCCTCGTATTTAAAATCTTTTCAACTTGAGGAATACAATAACAAAGCATCCCAAATTTGCCCAATGATTACATAAATATCGGCTTGTAACATTTTTATATTCTGCTTTGTTACTGCTTCCAATCCGGGTTGTGTAATTATGGTCTCAAAATTTCAATGGCTTGGTCGGCTTTATTTAAATAATAGGCTTGCAGGTTGGCGAGTGTTTTTACAATAAAGGCATTGAGGTGAATTTTCTCCATAAATTTCCTGCGCTTTAATGAGCTTATTTTCTAAAGGCCAATAAATCTTCTTTTTTTTTTAGGTTAGGCAATAGCGGTGAGCCTTGTATTCCACATGTAAAATATCAGCGCGAGCTCCGTCATAAAATAAATTATTGGGACCTTTTTGAATGATGTA from Sphingobacteriaceae bacterium includes the following:
- a CDS encoding chorismate-binding protein, whose protein sequence is MRTKKRTENVMAVDVARNDLSVIAKRGSVNVK
- a CDS encoding chorismate-binding protein, which translates into the protein MLKENADFDTIIEATFPMASMTGAPKISAMNFIEHFEKFARRYYSGAMGLIEENGDF